Within Sorghum bicolor cultivar BTx623 chromosome 2, Sorghum_bicolor_NCBIv3, whole genome shotgun sequence, the genomic segment ACCCATTATCAGTTCTAATAATATGAACATGAGCATTGAATTGGTTTCTTATGCATGCACAAAAGTCCTTAAAGCAGTTAAGCACCTCACTTTTATGTTTCATGAGATATAACCATGTCATTCGAGAGTAACAATCAATGAAGGTCACAAAATATTTCATTCCACTCAGAGAaacaactggagaagtccacacaTCAGAGTGAATTAATATAAAAGGTGACACACTTCGCAATCCCCTACTCACATATGAAGTTCTTGTGTGTTTCCCAAACTCACATGCATCACATAGTAACTTACTTTTGTCTACCTTACACATTTGTTCAGGAAATATCCTACTCATAATATCAAAAGATATATGTCCCAACCGACAATGCAAAAGCATTACCTTAGCCTCATCTTCATTTGCAATGGCTGATAAAGCAAGACATATCGCTTTATTTGTCTTCCTTCTGTCAAGATACCATAGCCCATTATGACGAACCCCAGTCCCAAGACGCTTTCcagtcttcctttcctgaattAAACAATTTTCACGATCAAGGAAAACTTGACAGTCCATCTGATCAACCAACgagcttattgaaaccaaattAACTGGAAATGATGGAACATATAATACTGATGACAATGTTATAGATGGAGTGCATTGCACTGTACCAACACCTCTAATTGGTCGAGATGTTCCATCAGCAGTCTGGATTGTGTCTTTATGAGAGTATGAATATGGCGTATATGATGTAAACTCACTTGACATGCCTGTGACATGTCTGGATGCACCAGAATCTAATATCCAACTTGAATTAGAATTTTCTATGGACAATAAAGCTTGTTTTTTCATACCTGCGTCACAATGGATAAAATTGGCAACATTATCTGTTGAAGTTGACACTACTCCCTGATCATCTGATTTTGAGTTGTTCTTATTTTCCTTCAGCTTTCTCAACTCTTCTAATTCTGTAGCTGAAATTGTGACTAAGTCTGAAGCACCTTCCTCAGACATAGCAAAATTGGCTCTAAGGCCTCTTCTTCCACCATGACCTCTACCTCCTCTCGGTGCACCCCTATCATTGCCTCTTCCTCTTCCGCGATAAGTCTTTTGTGGTTGACTGCAGTCCCGACTCAGATGACCCTTATCACCACAATTATAGCATATTCTAGTCTCTTGAGATCTTGTTACAACATATGCTGGACGGGATGGGGCTGGAACATTTCCTTTCATTACCTTTAGCCTAGTTTCCTCTTGTGCCATAGCAGCAATAGCTTCTTCTATACTAGGCAGGCTGGATTGATGAAACAGAGAGGCACGCCttccctcaaattctgaattgaGGCCTCTCAAGAATTGGAGAACTCGTTTTTTCTCAACCCATTTCTTCACCCACGCCACACAATCAGGGTGTGGCAACTCAATTGGATCATAGTGGTCCAAATCAGCCCATAACCGCTTTAGCTCTGCAACATACTCCATCAGAGATAGCTCCCCCTGTTTCAGATGATAGAGCCTATCATCTGTATCAACAAACAACATCACATTCCCTACACCAGAGTATGTCTTCGATAGTGATTCCCAAATACCATATGCAGTCATAATTGTATCTACTGATCCAGCAATAGGTGGCACCATTGAGCTCAACAACCAGGCAACTATCAAAGAGTTAGTAGCATCCCAGGCTTTCCATTCATCACTTGATTTATCCTTGGGTTCAGTTACCTTTCCATTAACGAAACTTTCAAGTTTCTTTGCCTTTAACAACAATAATGCCCTCCTGGACCAAGCTAAATAATTCTTTACGCCTTCCAGTTTGATATCATTCGGTGTGAGTTCCAATTTCTGAACTGCATCTGTATATAATGGCACACCCACTTTGCTCGAAGATGGAGCCTCATTCTTCTTCTCAGTAAGCAAATCGACTAGCTTGCCCAATATCTGCTCAATCCCCTGATTATCTCCCATTTCTGCTGAAATCTACAGCCTGCCGTAGATACTTCCACAAATACTGTTGTGTACCAACTAGTAGTCTAAACAACCCAAATAACCAGCACCTCTTAGCTCCCTTTCACTAACACGTACAAGCCTCCAGCAGCAAGCAGCACCAAATCCTCCCTATTTTGCAGCTTCTGATTGTAGATCAGCTCCTCACCTTTTCCTTGACGTCTGCAGTTCCC encodes:
- the LOC110432402 gene encoding uncharacterized protein LOC110432402, producing the protein MGDNQGIEQILGKLVDLLTEKKNEAPSSSKVGVPLYTDAVQKLELTPNDIKLEGVKNYLAWSRRALLLLKAKKLESFVNGKVTEPKDKSSDEWKAWDATNSLIVAWLLSSMVPPIAGSVDTIMTAYGIWESLSKTYSGVGNVMLFVDTDDRLYHLKQGELSLMEYVAELKRLWADLDHYDPIELPHPDCVAWVKKWVEKKRVLQFLRGLNSEFEGRRASLFHQSSLPSIEEAIAAMAQEETRLKVMKGNVPAPSRPAYVVTRSQETRICYNCGDKGHLSRDCSQPQKTYRGRGRGNDRGAPRGGRGHGGRRGLRANFAMSEEGASDLVTISATELEELRKLKENKNNSKSDDQGVVSTSTDNVANFIHCDAGKEDWKASWDWGSS